The Gemmatimonadota bacterium genome includes the window ACATGCGCGATTTGAATGTCTGATTCAATACGTACTTTGCTCCGATCACAGTCTCGTCCAATAGCTTGGGCCAAAATTGAGATTTTGTTACGGGTGTTGATTGCGAACCAAATCTTTTCCCCAAGTATTTTTTCTAACTCCGTACGCACATCCTCTGGAAATGTAGTTTTAGGCTCTATTAGGAACATGGTCGCGAGTCCAGG containing:
- a CDS encoding GTPase — translated: PGLATMFLIEPKTTFPEDVRTELEKILGEKIWFAINTRNKISILAQAIGRDCDRSKVRIESDIQIAHVPVENLNAVGVSRIRLAQQLTELHVIK